The following are encoded in a window of Bradyrhizobium guangdongense genomic DNA:
- a CDS encoding TRAP transporter large permease subunit — MTGALPLSGGRHGSIALLLRCSDTIAAILLAADLAVVCGSVLLRFFFNAPVEWSDDVARGLMVGSAFFGAASALARGENVGVSFFRDLLPQRLRTLVDAASAVLVVLISGYVAYNAIKLGSLTSGQTTGSGLPLELTFYPMGIGALFMTVFAVDHLCARPLPEIVRGLVAVAIVTGLYLAWDYLSPSSVPSAGTLMLIGFFATLFGGLPIGFALALAALIFIWVEGALPGVIFAQQMARGIDNFVLLAIPFFILVGYLMEANGMSVRLIELLQRAVGRMRGGLNVVMVASIVLFSGISGSKMADVAAVGSVLIPAARRSRQNPGGAVALLAASAVMAETIPPCINLIILGFVANLSIGGLFMAGLLPAALMAAVLIAFSIISGKPRADAEEVEPQVAVSGLWSGAIASFGLIFLIFFGFKSGFATATEISAFAVAYALIVGSVVFRELSFRSAAHSFVQAATRAGLVLFIVAAAQSLAFTLTLQQVPHAVGDFMLSLSKTSGVWLFILLAIAVLIVMGSVLEGAAALIIFGPLLLPVAVQLGIDPLHFGVVLVIAMGIGLFAPPLGLGLYGACLIGNVPIEQTVKPILGYLGLLFLCLLVIAFVPWLSTALPRAFGY, encoded by the coding sequence ATGACCGGCGCCTTGCCCCTCTCGGGCGGTCGACACGGCAGCATTGCGCTGCTGCTCCGTTGCAGCGACACGATCGCAGCCATCTTGCTGGCTGCCGATCTCGCGGTCGTCTGCGGCTCGGTGCTGTTGCGTTTCTTCTTCAACGCGCCGGTCGAATGGTCGGATGACGTTGCGCGCGGATTGATGGTCGGCTCGGCCTTCTTCGGCGCGGCGAGCGCACTCGCACGCGGCGAGAATGTCGGCGTGTCCTTCTTTCGCGATCTGTTGCCGCAGCGGCTACGAACGCTGGTCGACGCGGCGAGTGCCGTGCTCGTCGTGCTGATCTCCGGCTATGTCGCCTACAACGCGATCAAGCTGGGTTCGCTGACATCGGGCCAGACCACCGGCTCGGGCCTGCCGCTGGAGCTCACCTTCTATCCGATGGGCATCGGTGCGCTGTTCATGACGGTGTTCGCGGTCGATCATCTCTGCGCGCGGCCGCTGCCGGAGATCGTCAGAGGCCTGGTCGCCGTCGCCATCGTCACCGGGCTCTATCTCGCCTGGGATTACCTGTCGCCGTCATCGGTGCCGTCGGCGGGCACGCTGATGCTGATCGGCTTCTTCGCCACGTTGTTCGGCGGCTTGCCGATCGGATTTGCGCTGGCGCTGGCCGCGCTGATCTTCATCTGGGTCGAGGGCGCGCTGCCGGGCGTCATCTTCGCCCAGCAGATGGCGCGCGGCATCGACAATTTCGTGCTGCTTGCAATCCCGTTCTTCATCCTCGTCGGCTACCTCATGGAAGCCAACGGCATGTCGGTGCGCCTGATCGAGCTGCTGCAGCGCGCTGTGGGGCGCATGCGCGGCGGACTGAACGTGGTGATGGTGGCCTCGATCGTGCTGTTCTCGGGCATCTCGGGCTCTAAGATGGCCGATGTCGCCGCGGTCGGTTCCGTGCTGATTCCGGCGGCACGCCGCTCCCGGCAGAATCCCGGCGGCGCGGTCGCGCTGCTTGCGGCGTCCGCGGTGATGGCGGAGACCATTCCGCCCTGCATCAACCTGATCATTTTGGGCTTTGTCGCGAACCTGTCGATCGGCGGCCTGTTCATGGCGGGGCTGTTGCCGGCGGCGCTGATGGCGGCGGTTCTGATCGCCTTCTCCATCATCTCCGGCAAGCCACGCGCGGACGCCGAAGAGGTCGAACCGCAGGTGGCGGTGTCGGGCCTGTGGAGCGGCGCGATCGCCTCGTTCGGTCTGATCTTCCTGATCTTCTTCGGCTTCAAGAGCGGCTTTGCCACCGCAACCGAAATCTCGGCCTTCGCGGTCGCCTATGCGCTCATCGTTGGCAGCGTGGTGTTCCGCGAGCTCAGCTTCAGATCGGCGGCGCACAGTTTCGTGCAGGCGGCGACGCGTGCGGGTCTCGTGCTGTTCATCGTCGCCGCCGCGCAGTCGCTCGCGTTCACGCTGACCCTGCAACAGGTGCCGCATGCGGTCGGCGACTTCATGCTTTCGTTGTCCAAAACCTCGGGCGTCTGGCTGTTCATCCTTCTCGCGATCGCCGTGCTGATCGTGATGGGCTCGGTGCTGGAAGGCGCGGCCGCGCTGATCATCTTCGGGCCGCTGCTGCTGCCGGTTGCGGTGCAGCTCGGCATCGATCCCCTGCATTTCGGCGTCGTGCTCGTGATCGCAATGGGCATCGGCCTGTTTGCGCCGCCGCTCGGGCTCGGGCTCTACGGTGCCTGCCTGATCGGCAACGTGCCGATCGAGCAGACGGTGAAGCCGATCCTGGGCTATCTCGGCCTGTTGTTCCTCTGTCTGCTCGTCATCGCCTTCGTGCCCTGGCTCTCGACCGCCTTGCCGCGCGCATTCGGCTATTGA
- a CDS encoding NAD(P)-dependent oxidoreductase, producing MKVLLAHTPEMRRNYYGDRSLNGLRAIADVILHEGDQALDAAGLVTAAKDADIIVADRMTEGRGEIFALLPRLRAFVRCAVDIRNVDVEAASQAGVLVTRAGPGFVQAVAELAVGFMVDLSRGVSRTTADYHAGRKPEARMGRQLAGSTIGIIGYGSIGRYLAEIAKVLRMEVLVADPFATVADTALRHVALEELLAASDYVVCLAIANEQTEKLIGEAALARMQKHAVFINLSRGNLVDEAALAKALLENRIAGAAMDVGRAPDQMPTPELAKLPNVIATPHVGGLTPQAIEYQSLETVRQVEAISKGEVPPGAVNAEHWTRRP from the coding sequence GTGAAAGTCCTGCTGGCCCATACGCCGGAGATGCGCCGCAATTACTACGGCGATCGCAGCCTGAACGGCCTGCGCGCGATTGCTGACGTGATCCTCCACGAGGGCGATCAGGCGCTCGATGCGGCCGGCCTCGTGACTGCGGCCAAGGATGCCGACATCATCGTCGCCGATCGCATGACCGAAGGCCGCGGCGAGATCTTCGCGCTGTTGCCGCGCCTGCGTGCCTTCGTCCGCTGCGCCGTCGACATCCGCAACGTCGATGTCGAGGCGGCCTCGCAGGCCGGCGTGCTGGTGACCCGTGCCGGTCCCGGCTTCGTCCAGGCGGTGGCCGAGCTCGCGGTCGGCTTCATGGTCGATCTGTCCCGCGGCGTGTCGCGGACGACGGCGGATTACCACGCCGGCCGCAAGCCGGAAGCGCGGATGGGCCGCCAGCTCGCCGGCAGCACGATCGGCATCATCGGCTATGGCAGCATCGGCCGCTATCTCGCCGAGATTGCCAAGGTGCTGCGGATGGAGGTGCTGGTCGCCGATCCTTTTGCCACTGTCGCTGACACCGCGCTCAGGCACGTCGCGCTGGAGGAGCTTCTCGCGGCCTCCGACTATGTCGTGTGCCTTGCCATCGCCAACGAGCAGACCGAAAAGCTGATCGGGGAGGCGGCGCTTGCGCGGATGCAGAAGCATGCCGTCTTCATCAATCTGTCGCGCGGTAATCTGGTCGACGAAGCCGCGCTCGCCAAGGCGCTGCTGGAGAACCGCATCGCCGGCGCGGCGATGGACGTCGGCCGCGCGCCCGACCAGATGCCGACGCCGGAGCTGGCGAAGCTTCCGAACGTCATCGCGACGCCTCATGTCGGCGGGCTGACGCCGCAGGCGATTGAATATCAGTCGCTGGAAACCGTGCGGCAGGTCGAGGCGATCAGCAAAGGCGAGGTGCCGCCGGGCGCCGTCAATGCCGAGCACTGGACGAGGCGCCCTTGA
- a CDS encoding ABC transporter substrate-binding protein, with protein sequence MKRSRAAIGVALAAAFSAATTLTARGDEVGVSKDAILFGQAAALEGPSSVLGQHMRRGIVAAFTEINARGGVYGRKLQLISRDDGYDPDRSVAQTLRLVEDDKVFALIGAVGTPTAIATIPMTSARNIPFIGPFSGAEFLRDPELSNVVNIRASYSAETETLIKHLTEDRQFTRIGIFYQDDSFGRDGLAGVKNALARRGLELAAEGTFERNTRAVSAGWRTIKRAEPEAIVIVGTYGPSAEFIKLAHHNGAYPTFVNISFVGATALARELGPDGEGVIVSQVVPFPWDRSIKLVADYQAAQTALDPTTTPDFVSLEGYISGRLAAAALEKAGPNPTRAGLLDTINATGRFDISGSLVTVGARAGEAPPKVFLTVIQKDGTFKAVDRL encoded by the coding sequence ATGAAACGATCGCGCGCAGCGATAGGCGTCGCACTCGCCGCCGCCTTCTCGGCGGCGACAACGCTGACGGCGCGCGGCGACGAGGTCGGCGTCAGCAAGGACGCAATCCTGTTCGGCCAAGCCGCGGCGCTCGAGGGTCCCTCTTCCGTGCTCGGGCAACACATGCGGCGCGGCATCGTCGCAGCCTTCACCGAGATCAATGCCAGAGGCGGCGTCTACGGCCGCAAGCTCCAGCTCATCAGCCGCGACGATGGCTACGATCCCGACCGCTCGGTGGCGCAAACGCTGAGGCTCGTCGAAGACGACAAGGTGTTCGCGTTGATCGGCGCGGTGGGGACGCCGACTGCGATCGCGACCATCCCGATGACCAGCGCTCGCAACATTCCCTTCATCGGACCGTTCAGCGGCGCCGAATTCCTGCGCGATCCCGAATTATCGAATGTGGTGAACATTCGCGCCAGCTACAGCGCGGAGACGGAGACCCTCATCAAGCATCTCACCGAGGATCGTCAGTTCACCCGGATCGGCATCTTCTACCAGGACGATTCCTTCGGCCGCGACGGCCTTGCCGGCGTGAAGAACGCGCTTGCCAGGCGCGGGCTCGAACTCGCCGCCGAAGGCACCTTCGAGCGCAACACGCGTGCGGTCAGCGCGGGCTGGCGCACCATCAAGCGCGCCGAGCCCGAGGCGATCGTGATCGTCGGCACATACGGTCCGAGCGCCGAGTTCATCAAGCTCGCGCATCACAACGGTGCCTATCCCACCTTCGTCAACATCTCCTTCGTCGGCGCCACCGCGCTTGCCCGCGAGCTCGGCCCGGACGGCGAAGGCGTCATCGTCTCCCAGGTCGTGCCGTTTCCCTGGGATCGCTCGATCAAGCTCGTCGCCGACTACCAGGCGGCACAGACCGCGCTCGATCCCACGACGACGCCGGACTTCGTCTCGCTCGAAGGCTACATCTCCGGCCGCCTCGCCGCAGCCGCGCTGGAAAAAGCCGGACCAAATCCGACGCGCGCGGGCCTGCTGGACACGATCAACGCGACCGGCCGCTTCGACATCAGCGGCAGCCTCGTCACCGTCGGCGCGCGCGCCGGCGAGGCACCGCCAAAGGTGTTTCTGACGGTGATCCAGAAGGACGGGACGTTCAAGGCGGTGGACCGGCTGTAG
- a CDS encoding bifunctional diguanylate cyclase/phosphodiesterase — MGDRDQNDPGRRRKTGRWRVATLLGLYRPALVAAALGLLFSLAGAAAVARWEDRVNKIEFENAAETQSIVMQNGMNEYISRLVALRTLFESSNEGVTRSEFETFSGRLFERYPGLLRVGWLPGISRKERAEYEAAAIADGVSGYRIKALDGKAFVTAPQGEEYFPVFYSTQPKTSPVYGMDYMSVPDRKAVLERARDNDDIAAIRTELYARNEDSKLPNVLVIVPVYAKGTSRETIADRRRNITGFVVGIFDLPLLMQAIRVRTGASPAVSVNVYQPFNTRTISLEGMLPDYASAAAAPQSIGDVARGRHWSGGLRIGDADWQVRAVPTAGGALETSYDRAGAVLTVGMLLTLSLSTYLMLASRNSRRLSLANRRVLELAQTDVLTGLPNRAFFLARLDELNSQLKDGGWTFSILMLDLDRFKNVNDSLGHGAGDALLRLVAQRLKSAVRSTDVLARLGGDEFAIIQEGCDDQRAASTELAARIAKLVSEPFLLPGHRVEIGTSIGIAIAPDHGSDQEQLLKKADLALYRSKSAGRNCFTIYDEAMSAELEARNTLEGDLRDAIARCQLEVHYQPFMDAGTGARRGFEALVRWRHPVRGLIPPDQFIALAEETGLIVPLGEFVLRRACADAASWPSDLMVAVNLSPIQFKEADLFDVICAALHDSGLSPQRLEIEITESVLLERGAENHAFMERLKGIGIELALDDFGTGYSSLSYLTAFPFDKIKIDKSFIRSLTHQPRSSAIISSIVTLARGLDMAVTAEGVETSEEFERLKALGVNFAQGYLFGRPRPIAEIELDGPSSRSQRDAA; from the coding sequence ATGGGCGATCGCGATCAGAACGATCCGGGTCGAAGGCGTAAGACTGGCCGCTGGCGCGTTGCGACGCTGCTCGGCCTGTATCGCCCTGCTCTGGTCGCGGCCGCCCTTGGCTTGCTGTTCTCGCTCGCAGGCGCCGCGGCGGTGGCGCGCTGGGAAGATCGCGTCAACAAGATCGAGTTCGAGAACGCGGCCGAGACCCAATCGATCGTCATGCAGAACGGCATGAACGAATATATCAGCCGGCTGGTGGCGCTGCGGACGCTGTTCGAGTCCTCCAACGAGGGGGTCACGCGCAGCGAGTTCGAGACGTTCAGCGGCCGCCTGTTCGAGCGCTATCCCGGCTTGCTGCGCGTCGGCTGGCTGCCGGGGATCTCCCGCAAGGAGCGCGCCGAATACGAGGCTGCCGCGATTGCCGACGGCGTGTCCGGCTATCGCATCAAGGCGCTCGATGGCAAAGCCTTCGTCACCGCGCCGCAAGGGGAGGAGTATTTCCCCGTCTTCTATTCGACGCAGCCGAAGACATCGCCCGTCTACGGCATGGACTACATGAGCGTGCCGGACCGCAAGGCGGTGCTCGAGCGCGCTCGCGACAATGACGACATCGCCGCCATCCGCACCGAGCTCTATGCCCGCAACGAAGACAGCAAATTGCCGAACGTTCTGGTGATCGTGCCCGTCTACGCCAAGGGCACCTCGCGTGAGACCATCGCCGATCGCCGACGCAACATCACGGGGTTCGTTGTCGGCATCTTCGACCTGCCCTTGCTGATGCAGGCCATCCGCGTCAGGACCGGGGCGAGCCCCGCCGTCAGCGTGAACGTCTATCAGCCCTTCAACACGCGTACCATCAGCCTGGAAGGCATGCTGCCCGATTACGCCTCCGCAGCGGCCGCGCCGCAATCGATCGGCGATGTCGCGCGTGGCCGGCACTGGTCGGGCGGCCTCAGGATCGGCGACGCCGATTGGCAGGTGCGGGCGGTTCCGACCGCCGGCGGTGCGTTGGAGACGAGTTACGACCGCGCGGGCGCCGTGCTGACCGTCGGCATGCTGCTGACGCTGTCGCTTTCGACCTATCTGATGCTCGCAAGCCGCAATTCGCGGCGGCTGTCGCTGGCCAACCGTCGCGTGCTCGAGTTGGCGCAGACCGACGTGCTCACGGGCTTGCCGAACCGCGCCTTCTTCCTCGCCCGGCTCGACGAGCTCAACAGCCAGCTGAAGGATGGTGGCTGGACCTTCTCGATCCTGATGCTCGATCTCGATCGCTTCAAGAACGTCAACGATTCCCTCGGTCATGGCGCCGGCGATGCGCTGCTGCGACTGGTGGCGCAGCGGCTGAAATCCGCGGTGCGCTCCACCGACGTGCTGGCGCGCCTCGGTGGCGACGAATTCGCCATCATCCAGGAGGGCTGCGATGACCAGCGCGCCGCTTCGACCGAGCTCGCCGCGCGGATCGCCAAGCTCGTCTCCGAGCCGTTCCTGCTGCCGGGACATCGCGTCGAGATCGGCACCAGCATCGGCATCGCGATCGCGCCGGATCACGGTAGCGACCAGGAGCAGCTGCTGAAGAAGGCGGATCTTGCGCTCTACCGCTCGAAATCGGCCGGCCGCAACTGCTTCACCATCTACGACGAGGCGATGTCGGCGGAGCTCGAGGCGCGCAACACGCTGGAGGGGGATCTGCGCGATGCCATCGCGCGTTGTCAGCTCGAGGTGCACTATCAGCCGTTCATGGACGCCGGCACCGGCGCGCGGCGCGGCTTCGAGGCGCTGGTGCGCTGGCGCCATCCGGTGCGCGGGCTGATCCCGCCGGATCAGTTCATTGCGCTCGCCGAGGAGACCGGGCTGATCGTGCCGCTCGGCGAATTCGTGCTGCGCCGCGCCTGCGCGGATGCCGCGAGCTGGCCGTCCGATCTGATGGTCGCGGTGAACCTGTCGCCGATCCAGTTCAAGGAAGCCGATCTGTTCGACGTCATCTGCGCCGCCTTGCACGATTCCGGTCTGTCGCCGCAGCGGCTCGAGATCGAGATCACCGAATCCGTCCTGCTGGAGCGCGGCGCCGAGAACCACGCCTTTATGGAACGGTTGAAGGGCATCGGCATCGAGCTCGCGCTCGACGATTTCGGCACCGGCTATTCCTCGCTCAGCTATCTCACCGCGTTCCCGTTCGACAAGATCAAGATCGACAAATCCTTCATCCGCAGCCTCACGCACCAGCCGCGCTCTTCCGCCATCATCTCCTCGATCGTGACGCTGGCGCGCGGGCTCGACATGGCGGTCACCGCCGAGGGTGTCGAGACATCGGAGGAGTTCGAGCGGCTGAAGGCGCTCGGCGTCAATTTCGCGCAAGGCTATCTGTTCGGCCGCCCGCGCCCGATCGCCGAGATCGAGCTCGACGGGCCGAGCTCGCGTTCGCAACGCGACGCAGCCTGA
- a CDS encoding MFS transporter encodes MRLPFFYGWVVVAVTFVTMAIGVNARTAFSLFFPPIISEFGWERGVTAGAFSFGFVASGVASPLIGRLMDRAGPRAVMELGVALMAGGLLLAPLTSQPWHLYLTLGVMVGAGSVCLGYSGQSLFLPNWFIRKRGFAIGIAFAGVGIGSMTLLPWVQHMIEQTGWRTACTAMGLTILIVLAPINLLLHKRPEDLGLQPDGDATPAVGAAKPVSNIVDPAWASTDWTLARAVATARFWWIAFGYFCGLYIWYSVQVHQTKFLLDIGFSPSIAVWALGAVSLLGIPGQILLGHVSDRIGREWVWAISCAGFAICFSALIALKYQPSLWLVWLMVFTQGALGYGLTSIMGAVVFEIFQGRHQGSIFGTIMLAALAGGAAGPWLTGLLYDRAGDYTLAFAIGILVSLLSALSVWRASPGKVRAVAGRLHRLRTTN; translated from the coding sequence ATGCGACTTCCGTTCTTCTACGGCTGGGTCGTGGTTGCCGTGACGTTCGTCACCATGGCCATCGGCGTCAACGCGCGCACCGCCTTCTCGCTGTTCTTTCCGCCGATCATCTCCGAATTCGGCTGGGAGCGCGGCGTCACCGCGGGCGCTTTCTCGTTCGGATTCGTCGCCTCGGGCGTCGCCAGTCCGTTGATCGGACGGCTGATGGACCGTGCAGGCCCGCGCGCGGTGATGGAGCTCGGCGTCGCGCTGATGGCCGGCGGGCTGCTGCTCGCCCCGCTCACCAGCCAGCCCTGGCATCTCTATCTGACGCTCGGCGTGATGGTCGGCGCCGGCTCCGTGTGCCTCGGCTATTCCGGCCAGTCGCTGTTCCTGCCGAACTGGTTTATCCGCAAGCGCGGATTTGCCATCGGTATCGCCTTTGCCGGCGTCGGCATCGGTTCGATGACGCTGCTGCCATGGGTGCAGCACATGATCGAGCAAACCGGCTGGCGCACCGCCTGCACCGCGATGGGGCTGACGATCCTGATCGTGCTGGCGCCGATCAACCTGCTCCTCCACAAACGTCCCGAAGACCTTGGCCTTCAGCCGGACGGCGACGCCACGCCGGCCGTGGGTGCCGCAAAGCCGGTCTCGAACATCGTCGATCCGGCCTGGGCCAGCACCGATTGGACGCTCGCACGGGCGGTTGCGACGGCCCGGTTCTGGTGGATCGCGTTCGGCTATTTCTGCGGCCTGTACATTTGGTACTCAGTGCAGGTGCATCAGACCAAGTTCCTGCTCGACATCGGCTTCAGCCCGAGCATTGCGGTCTGGGCGCTCGGCGCTGTCAGCCTGCTCGGCATTCCCGGCCAGATCCTGCTCGGCCACGTCTCCGACCGGATCGGACGGGAATGGGTCTGGGCGATCAGCTGCGCCGGCTTTGCGATCTGCTTTTCGGCGCTGATCGCGCTGAAATATCAGCCCTCGCTGTGGCTGGTCTGGCTGATGGTGTTCACGCAAGGGGCGCTCGGCTACGGCCTCACCTCGATCATGGGGGCGGTGGTGTTCGAGATTTTCCAGGGCCGACATCAGGGCAGCATCTTCGGCACGATCATGCTCGCGGCACTCGCGGGCGGTGCCGCCGGTCCCTGGTTGACGGGCCTGCTCTACGATCGCGCCGGCGATTACACGCTGGCCTTTGCCATCGGCATTCTCGTGAGCCTGCTCTCGGCGCTGTCGGTCTGGCGTGCCTCGCCTGGCAAGGTGCGGGCGGTGGCGGGCCGGCTGCACAGGCTTCGCACGACAAACTAG
- a CDS encoding EAL domain-containing protein, protein MSADAPVTEMPDVLRAALECADDGIVIVDDARRITHFNAGAERIWKFARADVLGHDAAILTLKCLQADPVADFRDEISLVRCDGSRIKVQIALSSVTTGGALHHIVFARDVTADAERRVRIGLLNTVSDQTNRAVIISDVEQNIVYVNSAFTTLFGYSSGEAEGRRAGDLIAGCHTDRKAIARVIERLMRGGRRGEAEVLVYDKSGQEIWVCARIDAFRDKKGRVKHFFALLEDITETKQLRSLQQLIMSALADEVPIAEIADRLCRRVEEIAPDVVCSLLHIDAAGLVHPLGGPSLPEDYSRALDGLAIGPNVGSCGTAAFYGEPVLATDLDTDPRWQPYKTMPLAIGLRACWSTPVKAKDGRVIATFAFYYREPRAPSNWHRRIVEACVDLGAFAIERKEARAEIARLAYHDILTGLPNRAQLRHLITTAIDACPTGGHVALAFLDVDHFKDVNDTLGHAAGDELLVQLAQRLREQIGPEDMLGRLGGDEFVVLLPHRNAQDAERVAAGITEALAAPLRLGSKLMPMSASIGISLYPDHATDIDTLMQQADAAMYMAKQAGRSTHRMFSAEMNGLAEQRLAMIAALRRAIADNALSLFYQPQVRSCDRAIHGVEALARWHDAALGDVSPAKFIPLAEECGLIEQIGLWSVREACRQMAIWRRAGLNIPSVSVNLSPLNFRNVALAARLKDILAEHALPPDALMLEITEGTFMQDGAAALETMHAIRELGVGLSVDDFGTGYSSLSRLAHLPIRELKIDRSFMRDIDKDAAALAIATAVVRVGQGLRLTVVAEGVETEGQRKMLTELGCDVVQGFLYAPALAPVAFERWLIEHCAEQARAMLGRLDVNPAGRDAVKRSA, encoded by the coding sequence ATGTCTGCTGACGCCCCCGTGACCGAAATGCCTGATGTGCTGCGCGCGGCGCTCGAATGCGCCGACGACGGCATCGTCATCGTCGATGACGCGCGTCGCATCACTCATTTCAACGCCGGTGCGGAGCGGATCTGGAAGTTCGCGCGGGCCGATGTGCTCGGCCACGACGCTGCAATTCTCACGCTCAAATGCCTTCAGGCCGACCCGGTCGCGGATTTTCGTGACGAGATCAGCCTGGTTCGTTGCGACGGCAGCCGGATCAAGGTCCAGATTGCGCTGTCCTCGGTGACCACAGGCGGCGCGCTCCATCACATCGTGTTCGCGCGCGATGTCACTGCCGATGCCGAGCGCCGCGTCAGGATCGGGCTGCTCAACACCGTCTCCGACCAGACCAACCGCGCGGTCATCATCAGCGATGTCGAGCAGAACATCGTCTACGTCAATTCGGCCTTCACGACACTGTTCGGCTACAGCAGCGGCGAGGCCGAAGGGCGCCGCGCAGGCGATCTCATCGCCGGCTGCCATACCGATCGGAAGGCCATTGCCAGGGTCATCGAACGCCTGATGCGTGGTGGCCGTCGCGGCGAGGCCGAGGTGCTGGTCTACGACAAATCCGGCCAAGAGATTTGGGTTTGCGCCCGGATCGATGCCTTCCGCGACAAGAAGGGGCGGGTCAAGCATTTCTTTGCGCTGCTCGAGGACATCACCGAGACCAAGCAGCTGCGCTCGCTCCAGCAACTGATCATGAGCGCGCTCGCCGACGAGGTCCCGATCGCCGAGATCGCCGACAGGCTGTGCCGCCGCGTCGAGGAAATCGCGCCCGACGTGGTCTGCTCGCTGCTGCACATCGATGCCGCCGGCCTGGTCCATCCGCTCGGCGGTCCAAGCCTGCCAGAGGACTATTCCCGCGCGCTGGATGGCCTCGCCATCGGGCCCAATGTCGGCTCCTGCGGCACAGCGGCCTTCTATGGCGAGCCGGTGCTTGCGACCGATCTCGATACCGATCCACGCTGGCAGCCCTACAAGACGATGCCGCTGGCGATAGGCTTGCGTGCCTGCTGGTCGACACCGGTCAAGGCCAAGGACGGCCGGGTCATCGCGACGTTTGCTTTCTATTATCGGGAGCCGCGCGCGCCGAGCAACTGGCACCGGCGCATCGTCGAGGCCTGCGTCGACCTCGGCGCTTTCGCGATCGAACGCAAGGAGGCGCGCGCCGAGATCGCGCGGCTCGCCTATCACGATATCCTCACCGGCTTGCCGAACCGCGCGCAATTGCGGCACCTGATCACGACCGCGATCGACGCCTGTCCGACCGGCGGCCATGTCGCGCTGGCTTTTCTCGACGTCGACCATTTCAAGGACGTCAACGACACGCTCGGCCACGCCGCCGGCGACGAACTGCTGGTTCAGCTGGCGCAGCGCCTGCGCGAGCAGATCGGGCCTGAGGACATGTTGGGCCGGCTAGGCGGCGACGAGTTCGTGGTCCTGCTGCCGCACCGGAATGCACAGGACGCCGAGCGCGTCGCAGCCGGCATCACCGAGGCGCTGGCCGCTCCCTTGCGGCTCGGATCGAAGCTGATGCCGATGTCGGCCAGCATCGGCATCAGCCTCTATCCCGACCACGCCACCGACATCGACACGCTGATGCAGCAGGCCGACGCCGCCATGTACATGGCCAAACAGGCGGGCCGGTCGACCCATCGCATGTTCAGCGCCGAGATGAACGGCCTTGCCGAGCAGCGACTGGCGATGATCGCAGCGCTCCGCCGCGCCATTGCCGACAATGCGCTGAGCCTGTTCTATCAGCCGCAGGTCCGCAGCTGCGATCGCGCCATCCACGGCGTCGAGGCGCTGGCGCGCTGGCACGATGCCGCGCTCGGCGACGTCTCGCCGGCCAAGTTCATTCCGCTCGCCGAAGAGTGCGGCCTGATCGAGCAGATCGGCCTGTGGTCGGTGCGCGAGGCCTGCCGGCAGATGGCGATTTGGCGCCGCGCCGGGCTCAACATTCCGAGCGTGTCCGTGAACCTGTCGCCGCTCAATTTCCGCAACGTCGCGCTGGCCGCGCGGCTCAAGGACATTCTCGCCGAACATGCGCTGCCGCCCGATGCCCTGATGCTGGAGATCACCGAAGGCACGTTCATGCAGGACGGTGCCGCCGCGCTGGAGACGATGCATGCGATCCGCGAGCTCGGCGTCGGGCTTTCGGTCGATGATTTCGGCACCGGTTATTCCAGCCTCAGCCGGCTCGCGCATCTGCCGATCCGCGAGCTGAAGATCGACCGCAGTTTCATGCGCGACATCGACAAGGATGCAGCCGCGCTCGCGATCGCCACCGCCGTGGTGCGCGTCGGCCAGGGCCTCAGGCTGACCGTCGTCGCCGAAGGCGTCGAGACTGAAGGCCAGCGCAAGATGCTGACCGAGCTCGGCTGCGACGTCGTGCAGGGCTTCCTCTACGCCCCCGCGCTCGCCCCGGTCGCCTTCGAGCGCTGGCTGATCGAACATTGCGCCGAGCAGGCTAGGGCGATGCTGGGGCGGCTCGATGTTAACCCGGCGGGACGAGACGCGGTGAAGCGGTCGGCTTAG